A single window of Methanoculleus sp. SDB DNA harbors:
- a CDS encoding molybdopterin-guanine dinucleotide biosynthesis protein A has protein sequence MPGRTAIILVGGEARRAGGKEKYFFSYQGETFIDRLVSALRSVTDEIIVVAKDPDQCRRFLHINGVAVIPDERTGIGPIGGLHAGVLEAHGDLVFVAACDMPCINPAVVELLFSLIDTYDAVIPTWNISMLEPLHAVYRRSALMTYLKDHTSLSLRDMVRSLSPRYIHVDMLRPIDPNLKTFTNINDLESLRRINGNSEEE, from the coding sequence ATGCCCGGGCGTACAGCAATTATTCTCGTCGGCGGAGAGGCGCGTCGTGCCGGAGGAAAGGAAAAATATTTCTTCAGTTACCAGGGCGAGACGTTCATCGACCGGCTCGTGTCCGCGCTTCGCTCGGTGACCGACGAGATTATTGTCGTCGCAAAAGATCCGGACCAGTGCCGCCGGTTCCTCCATATCAACGGCGTCGCCGTCATCCCGGACGAGAGGACGGGAATCGGACCCATCGGAGGCCTGCATGCAGGCGTGCTGGAGGCGCACGGCGACCTCGTCTTTGTAGCGGCCTGTGACATGCCGTGCATCAATCCTGCTGTTGTCGAGCTCCTTTTTTCCCTCATCGACACCTATGATGCGGTAATCCCCACGTGGAACATCTCGATGCTCGAACCTCTCCATGCGGTATACCGTCGAAGCGCCCTCATGACGTACCTCAAGGACCATACCTCGCTGTCTCTCCGCGATATGGTACGGTCGCTGTCGCCCCGGTATATCCATGTCGATATGCTGCGTCCCATTGATCCCAACCTGAAAACCTTCACCAATATCAACGATCTCGAATCCCTCCGCCGGATTAACGGCAACAGTGAGGAGGAATGA
- a CDS encoding DNA polymerase gives MTAGEEPLRIAVNQVEYSTTPEGPLIHLFGRRETGEAVHVEVSGFRPYFYVPLDQARDVPLPGSAEADLSRRYWSIRGEELRRIYTLRPTDVRDVRERYIHFEADIPFATRFMIDKGITGGAIVPGTIAGEEEVRPAVVTAPARLCLIDIECEDERGFPDPDRDRIICITGHDSFEDAYTTFYLNAPGNDPGTIELHHRGDPDNPCFREGTHAVCIFEDEKKMLSAFADYITETDPDILSGWNFTEFDIPYIVRRMDVLGLRPDKMARLPGQSGRNAVRGRSVFDLLSAYRKMQGSQKESYRLDAIAEDELGIRKIRYAGSISDLWRHDPARLIEYNLRDVELCVAINTKNSIIDFYREIARYVGCPLDRTLNSSNVIDIYILRKAFGTFVLPSKGFADAEEFEGATVFDPTRGVKENVIVLDLKSLYPMAMMTINASPETKDPDGELCAPNGIRFRKSPDGLTRSIIAELLAERDDKKELRNTFPYGSPEYRLYDIQQNVLKVIMNTYYGVSGYARFRLYDREIGSAVTSVGRAIIEHTRTVIQEIGYTVLYGDTDSCMVQLPAADLDATIRTARSIEERLNTSYSGFARDVLGAESHYFSIKFEKVYRHFFQAGKKKRYAGHLIWKEGKEVDTIDIVGFEMRRSDSPQITRDVQERVMGLILRGKDLADVRAYLSAVIRRYRRGEYPLDEVGIPGGIGKHLDTYETKDAHIRGAFYSNEYLGTDFKRGSKPKRLYIKTVTARYPKTDVICFEYPDQVPEEFVVDWETMLDKTLKQPIARIIEAVGWKWSDMDPTRTTLFDFGM, from the coding sequence GTGACTGCCGGGGAAGAACCGCTGAGGATCGCCGTCAATCAGGTAGAATACAGCACCACCCCCGAAGGACCGCTGATCCATCTCTTCGGCCGCCGGGAGACCGGCGAGGCGGTGCACGTGGAAGTCAGCGGATTCAGGCCGTATTTCTACGTCCCCCTCGATCAGGCCAGGGATGTGCCGCTCCCGGGGAGTGCGGAGGCAGACCTCTCCCGGCGGTACTGGTCTATCCGCGGGGAGGAGCTCCGGCGGATTTACACGCTGCGGCCGACGGATGTGCGCGATGTGCGGGAGAGATACATCCATTTCGAGGCGGATATTCCGTTTGCCACGCGGTTTATGATCGACAAGGGGATCACCGGCGGCGCGATCGTTCCCGGCACGATCGCAGGCGAAGAGGAGGTCCGGCCCGCGGTGGTCACGGCGCCCGCACGCCTCTGCCTGATCGATATCGAGTGCGAGGACGAGAGGGGATTTCCCGATCCTGACAGGGACCGGATCATCTGCATCACGGGCCATGACTCCTTTGAGGATGCCTACACCACGTTCTACCTCAATGCACCGGGTAATGATCCGGGTACGATAGAGCTCCATCACCGGGGCGATCCCGACAACCCGTGCTTCCGCGAGGGCACTCATGCCGTCTGCATCTTCGAAGACGAAAAGAAGATGCTGTCCGCATTTGCCGACTACATCACCGAAACGGACCCCGATATTCTGAGCGGCTGGAATTTCACCGAGTTCGATATCCCGTACATCGTCCGCCGGATGGACGTGCTGGGCCTGCGCCCCGATAAAATGGCCCGACTTCCCGGACAATCGGGACGGAACGCCGTGCGGGGGCGGTCGGTCTTCGACCTGCTTTCCGCATACCGGAAGATGCAGGGGAGCCAGAAAGAGTCGTACCGGCTCGACGCGATCGCGGAAGATGAGCTCGGCATCCGCAAAATTCGGTACGCAGGTTCGATCAGCGACCTCTGGAGGCATGATCCGGCACGGCTCATCGAATACAACCTCCGCGATGTCGAGCTATGCGTGGCAATCAACACGAAGAACAGCATCATCGATTTTTACCGCGAGATCGCCCGCTATGTCGGCTGCCCCCTCGATCGCACCCTCAACTCCTCGAACGTCATCGACATTTACATTCTCAGGAAAGCGTTCGGCACGTTCGTGCTGCCTTCGAAGGGATTTGCCGATGCCGAGGAGTTCGAGGGTGCGACGGTCTTCGATCCCACACGCGGCGTGAAGGAGAACGTAATCGTCCTCGACCTCAAATCCCTCTACCCGATGGCGATGATGACCATCAACGCGTCGCCGGAGACGAAGGACCCGGACGGCGAGCTGTGCGCCCCGAACGGCATCAGGTTCCGGAAGTCACCGGACGGGCTTACGCGGAGCATCATCGCCGAGCTTCTCGCCGAGCGCGACGATAAGAAAGAGCTCCGCAATACATTCCCGTACGGGTCGCCCGAGTACAGGCTCTACGATATCCAGCAGAACGTGCTGAAGGTAATCATGAACACCTACTACGGCGTCTCCGGCTACGCAAGGTTCCGCCTGTACGACCGCGAGATCGGATCGGCGGTCACCTCGGTCGGGCGGGCGATTATCGAACACACGAGAACGGTGATACAGGAGATCGGATACACCGTCCTCTATGGCGACACGGACTCGTGCATGGTGCAGCTGCCCGCCGCCGATCTCGATGCCACGATCCGGACCGCCCGCTCGATCGAAGAGCGTCTGAATACGAGTTATTCGGGTTTCGCCCGCGACGTGCTGGGTGCGGAGAGCCATTACTTTTCCATCAAGTTCGAAAAGGTGTACAGGCACTTCTTCCAGGCGGGAAAGAAGAAACGGTACGCAGGCCACCTGATCTGGAAAGAGGGAAAGGAGGTCGACACGATCGACATCGTCGGATTCGAGATGCGGCGGAGCGACTCCCCGCAGATCACCCGCGACGTGCAGGAGCGGGTGATGGGGCTCATCCTCAGGGGCAAGGACCTCGCCGACGTGAGAGCGTATCTCTCCGCTGTCATCCGGCGGTACCGGCGCGGCGAGTACCCTCTCGACGAGGTGGGGATTCCCGGCGGAATCGGCAAACATCTCGACACCTACGAGACGAAGGACGCCCACATCAGGGGAGCCTTCTATTCGAACGAATACCTGGGCACCGATTTCAAGCGGGGAAGCAAGCCGAAACGGCTCTATATCAAAACAGTAACGGCACGATACCCGAAAACCGACGTAATCTGCTTTGAATACCCGGACCAGGTTCCGGAGGAGTTTGTGGTCGACTGGGAGACGATGCTCGACAAGACGCTGAAACAGCCGATCGCCCGGATCATCGAGGCCGTCGGGTGGAAATGGTCGGATATGGACCCGACCCGCACCACGCTCTTCGATTTCGGGATGTAG
- a CDS encoding lactate dehydrogenase, with amino-acid sequence MTSLSVMGVGRVGGEVAFLAAATGLVDELNLLDTYTPLLGAQVLDLRHTGLDITITSDPDGIRDTDIFVFTAGTPRNPTIRTRADLFGANLPVAGLCSRYLEEFKGVAITVTNPMDANTFYLQQASGLDRNRVIGFGGQLDSARFREFLADRGYDADEAWVLGEHGEHQVPLFSRLPFTVPDTEQDEILQEMRQASMQVIRGKGGTVFGPAFGIVRLIRAIIGNERVILPCSCVLEGEYGEEGVAVGVPAEIGSRGIESVIEIDLSPREAEQFRAAAESIRSLCRKAGL; translated from the coding sequence ATGACAAGTCTCTCCGTGATGGGTGTGGGACGCGTCGGGGGCGAAGTGGCATTTCTCGCTGCTGCCACCGGCCTCGTCGACGAGCTCAATCTTCTCGATACGTATACCCCCCTCCTTGGGGCGCAGGTGCTCGACCTCCGCCACACCGGCCTCGACATCACCATCACGAGCGACCCGGACGGCATCCGCGACACGGACATCTTTGTCTTTACCGCAGGCACACCCCGAAATCCCACTATCCGCACCCGGGCGGACCTTTTCGGGGCGAATCTCCCGGTCGCCGGCCTCTGCAGCAGGTACCTGGAGGAATTTAAGGGCGTGGCTATCACCGTCACGAACCCGATGGACGCAAATACCTTCTACCTTCAGCAGGCATCCGGCCTCGACCGGAACCGCGTGATCGGTTTCGGGGGACAGCTCGACAGCGCACGGTTCAGGGAATTCCTGGCCGACAGAGGCTACGATGCGGACGAGGCGTGGGTGCTCGGGGAGCACGGGGAGCATCAGGTGCCGCTCTTTTCCCGGCTCCCGTTCACGGTCCCCGACACGGAGCAGGACGAGATCCTTCAGGAGATGCGGCAGGCGAGTATGCAGGTCATCCGGGGCAAAGGCGGGACGGTCTTCGGGCCCGCATTCGGAATTGTGCGCCTTATCCGGGCAATCATCGGGAACGAGCGGGTGATCCTGCCCTGTTCCTGCGTGCTTGAGGGTGAATACGGCGAGGAGGGCGTTGCCGTCGGAGTCCCTGCGGAGATCGGGAGCCGCGGTATCGAATCCGTCATCGAAATCGATCTCTCTCCCCGCGAAGCGGAGCAGTTCCGTGCCGCGGCGGAGAGCATACGGTCACTCTGCAGGAAGGCTGGCCTGTGA
- a CDS encoding dihydroorotate dehydrogenase: MVRLQSGPVDVGGVTLRNHLVLAAGVLGTTGASLARMLREGAGGVVTKSIGPYPKDGHPGPCVAVYEGAVMNAMGLPNPSREFEDEMEGLWGEPVVVSIFGGNPGEFAEVASWFAGQAAGFELNLSCPHAEGYGAALGADPARVEACTRAVAATGAPCWVKLTPNVTDIAACGRAAERGGATAVVAVNTLKAMRISTALRRPVLGYGFGGLSGPAIFPVAVRCVYELYEACRIPVIGCGGVATADNVVEMMMAGASAVQIGSAVLDGTGIFGAIAAELYADDGIPAEEIVGCAHA; the protein is encoded by the coding sequence ATGGTGCGGCTTCAATCCGGTCCGGTGGACGTCGGGGGGGTGACGCTCCGCAATCATCTCGTGCTGGCCGCAGGCGTGCTCGGGACGACCGGAGCGTCGCTTGCCCGGATGCTCCGCGAAGGCGCCGGCGGGGTAGTGACGAAATCCATCGGCCCGTATCCGAAAGACGGGCATCCCGGTCCCTGCGTGGCGGTGTATGAGGGTGCGGTGATGAACGCAATGGGGCTCCCGAACCCGTCCCGCGAATTTGAGGACGAAATGGAGGGTCTTTGGGGCGAGCCGGTGGTCGTAAGCATCTTCGGCGGAAATCCCGGCGAGTTTGCGGAGGTGGCGTCATGGTTCGCGGGGCAGGCGGCCGGATTCGAGCTGAACCTCAGCTGCCCGCATGCAGAAGGGTACGGAGCGGCGCTCGGAGCGGATCCGGCGCGTGTCGAGGCATGCACCCGTGCCGTGGCCGCAACCGGGGCTCCCTGCTGGGTGAAACTCACCCCGAACGTGACCGATATCGCCGCATGCGGCAGGGCTGCGGAGCGGGGCGGCGCCACGGCGGTCGTGGCGGTAAATACCCTGAAAGCGATGCGGATTTCGACCGCACTCCGGCGCCCCGTGCTCGGGTACGGCTTCGGCGGGCTCTCCGGGCCGGCAATCTTCCCGGTTGCCGTCCGGTGCGTCTACGAGCTCTATGAAGCCTGCCGCATCCCCGTCATCGGGTGCGGAGGCGTCGCAACGGCGGACAACGTCGTGGAGATGATGATGGCGGGCGCGAGTGCCGTGCAGATCGGGAGTGCCGTCCTTGACGGAACGGGGATCTTCGGAGCGATTGCCGCGGAGCTCTATGCGGATGACGGCATTCCGGCGGAGGAGATTGTGGGGTGCGCCCATGCATGA
- a CDS encoding dihydroorotate dehydrogenase — translation MHEIPSVPVTVTRIVEETPTVRTFFFGKAFRARPGQFAMVWVPGVDEIPMALSSDSSITVQKVGDATGALFDLREGDMLGIRGPLGNGFTASGRILAVAGGIGAAPLLPLAREGSAETFLLGARTGDELVFRDSLPALTDVRIATDDGTAGHHGFVTGLLAKLDPAAYDAICVCGPEGMMVAVLRALDAAGVAGRGQFSLHRYMKCGVGICGSCCIDPSGLRVCRDGPVFSGDLLLESEFGAYARDASGRKKRF, via the coding sequence ATGCATGAGATTCCCTCCGTGCCGGTGACCGTCACCCGCATCGTGGAGGAGACTCCTACGGTCCGGACATTCTTCTTCGGGAAAGCGTTTCGTGCACGGCCCGGACAGTTCGCGATGGTCTGGGTGCCGGGCGTGGATGAGATTCCGATGGCCCTCTCCTCGGATAGCAGCATCACGGTCCAGAAGGTGGGCGACGCGACGGGGGCCCTGTTTGACCTCCGGGAAGGGGACATGCTGGGTATCCGGGGGCCGCTCGGGAACGGATTTACGGCCTCCGGCCGCATCCTTGCGGTTGCGGGGGGCATCGGGGCAGCACCGCTCCTGCCGCTTGCCCGGGAGGGGAGTGCGGAGACGTTTCTGCTAGGTGCCCGGACCGGGGACGAGCTCGTGTTCCGGGATTCGCTTCCGGCACTCACGGATGTGCGGATTGCGACCGACGACGGCACCGCCGGGCATCACGGTTTTGTCACCGGCCTCCTTGCCAAGCTCGATCCGGCCGCGTACGACGCCATCTGTGTTTGCGGGCCGGAGGGGATGATGGTGGCTGTGCTAAGAGCGCTCGATGCCGCCGGGGTTGCCGGCCGGGGGCAGTTTTCACTGCACCGGTATATGAAGTGCGGCGTGGGGATCTGCGGTTCGTGCTGCATCGATCCCTCCGGGCTCCGTGTCTGCCGCGACGGCCCGGTCTTTTCCGGGGATCTCCTGCTGGAGAGCGAGTTCGGTGCATACGCCCGCGATGCAAGCGGCCGGAAAAAGCGTTTCTGA
- a CDS encoding 50S rRNA methyltransferase codes for MAVRIRVLAIGKIKEGYLREAVAEYKKRLSGYAGITVTEYPDEPIPGALTAGEHARILSREGDRVLSDISPSDMVVLLDCAGTQWSSEELAKTLAELTISGKSRFAFIIGGTLGVSPALRERADFRWSLSRATFPHQIVRLLVLEQCYRAMRISRGETYHR; via the coding sequence ATGGCAGTGCGCATCCGCGTGCTCGCGATCGGTAAGATCAAAGAGGGATATCTTCGTGAAGCAGTAGCTGAGTATAAAAAACGGCTTTCCGGGTATGCCGGCATCACCGTTACGGAATATCCGGACGAGCCGATCCCGGGAGCACTGACAGCGGGGGAGCATGCCCGGATCCTTTCCAGAGAAGGCGATCGCGTCCTTTCGGATATCTCACCCTCCGACATGGTGGTCCTGCTCGATTGCGCAGGCACGCAGTGGTCTTCGGAAGAGCTTGCAAAAACGCTCGCGGAGCTGACGATCTCGGGGAAGAGCCGGTTCGCATTTATCATCGGCGGAACACTTGGCGTCTCCCCCGCCCTCAGGGAGCGGGCGGACTTCAGGTGGAGCCTCTCCCGGGCAACTTTTCCGCACCAGATCGTCCGCCTGCTCGTGCTCGAGCAGTGCTACCGGGCGATGCGCATCAGTCGCGGCGAGACATACCACCGGTAA